The Sinorhizobium fredii USDA 257 region CGAATGATCGTGGTGGTTGATGAAAGAGAGCTTGTGAAGAATGGCTACGCATCCCTGTTCGGGCGCGAGGGCATTCCTTCGACCGGCTTTGATCCCAAGGAATTCGGCGAGTGGGTGAACACCGCCGCCGATTCGGACATCGATGCGGTCGAGGCGTTCCTGATCGGCCAGGGTGAAAGCGCTTTCAGCCTGCCGCGCGCGATCCGCGACCGCTCCCAGGCGCCGGTGATCGCCATGAGCGAAACGCCGTCGCTGGAAAACACGCTGGCGCTGTTCGACTGCGGCGTCGACGATGTCGTCCGCAAGCCCGTGCACCCGCGGGAAATCCTGGCGCGCGTCGCGGCGATCCGCCGGCGCCTGAAGGCCATCGCCAACTACACCGATATCGGGCCGATCCGCGTCTTTGCCGATGGCCGAGACCCGGAGATTAACGGCGACGTCTTTGCGCTGCCGCGTCGTGAGCGGCGCATCCTCGAATACCTGGTCGCCAACCGCGGCCGGCGAGTGTCGAAGTCGCAGATCTTCAATGCGATCTACGGCATCTTCGACGAAGACGTCGAAGAGAACGTCGTCGAGAGCCACATCAGCAAGCTGCGCAAGAAGCTGCGCAAGAAGCTTGGCTTCGATCCGATCGATTCCAAGCGTTTCCTTGGCTACTGCATCGACTGGAGCTGAGCCGGACCGACGGAAGGGCGGGGCGCCAAGACAGGTTCACGCAAGGCCCGACTTCTAGTCTCCCACTGAAGCAGGAAACGAGGATCCTCTATGAGTCTCTACGGTACCATGAGAACGGGTGTCTCTGGCATGAACGCCCAGGCCAATCGCCTCAGCACGGTGGCTGAAAACATTGCGAACTCCAGCACCGCCGGCTACAAGCGCGCATCAACCGAATTCTCCTCGATGATCCTGCCTTCGAGCAACGGCTCCTACAATTCCGGCGGCGTGGAGACCTCCGTGCGCTACTCGATTTCCGACCAGGGCTCGACGACCTACACGACATCGGCAAGCGACCTGGCGATCGACGGCGACGGTTTCTTCATCGTTCAAGGCGCCAACGGCCAGGAGTACCTGACGCGCGCCGGCGCCTTCGTCCAGGATGACGCGGGCAATCTCGTCAACGCGGCCGGCTTCACCCTGATGGGCTATGAATACGAGGCCGGCGTCGACCCGACGGTTGTCGTCAATGGCTTCGACGGGCTGACCGAAGTCAATCTCGCCTCGGAAGGCCTCACCGCAGCGGGTTCGACGGCGGGTTCGATGGGTGCCAACCTGCCGTCCGGGGCCGCGAACGGCGATGTGTCGACCACTTCGCTGATCGTCTATGACTCGCAGGGCAACACGCGAATCCTGGACTTCAACTACACGAAGGTCGCCGACAATCAGTGGGAGCTGGAGATCGTCGACCGGACGTCAGCCC contains the following coding sequences:
- the rem gene encoding transcriptional activator Rem; the protein is MIVVVDERELVKNGYASLFGREGIPSTGFDPKEFGEWVNTAADSDIDAVEAFLIGQGESAFSLPRAIRDRSQAPVIAMSETPSLENTLALFDCGVDDVVRKPVHPREILARVAAIRRRLKAIANYTDIGPIRVFADGRDPEINGDVFALPRRERRILEYLVANRGRRVSKSQIFNAIYGIFDEDVEENVVESHISKLRKKLRKKLGFDPIDSKRFLGYCIDWS
- a CDS encoding flagellar hook protein FlgE, producing the protein MSLYGTMRTGVSGMNAQANRLSTVAENIANSSTAGYKRASTEFSSMILPSSNGSYNSGGVETSVRYSISDQGSTTYTTSASDLAIDGDGFFIVQGANGQEYLTRAGAFVQDDAGNLVNAAGFTLMGYEYEAGVDPTVVVNGFDGLTEVNLASEGLTAAGSTAGSMGANLPSGAANGDVSTTSLIVYDSQGNTRILDFNYTKVADNQWELEIVDRTSALSLGTATLDFDSAGALITSPATLTLDPTALNPISGTGAELNAITIDFSETTQLGTSFTPDGGSIDGNAPSKVSGYQIDTDGVVYIKYANGELEPRYRIALANVQSPDKLVPESGNVYSQGVDSGVIVTGFAGSGSFGEILSGALESSNVDIADELTSMIESQRNYTANSKVFQTGSELLEVLVNLKR